In one Leptospira fletcheri genomic region, the following are encoded:
- a CDS encoding NADP-dependent oxidoreductase, whose translation MKAIQLNRFGGPDVLNYVELPDPVPEEGEVTVKILASGVNPSDWKIREGKFQARMPNVLPIIPGWECSGIVVQRGFAARRFEVGDEVFSYCRRPWIEKGTYAERICLPESYLSLKPKSLTHEEAAGIPLAGLTAYQCLFQAASCSKGDLVLILGASGGVGSFAVQLARIAGAKVVAVASARNEKYVLSLGADDFIDYSEGELRNTFLSKYPGGADLILDFVGGETFSQGFACAKSDGNIVSILVKEMPPETRVRGSYVFVEPNAKQLDELAGWADEGRLKVHVSEIFGLAEAADAQQRISQLHTRGKVILKM comes from the coding sequence ATGAAAGCCATTCAACTCAACCGATTCGGCGGCCCTGACGTTTTGAACTATGTGGAATTACCCGACCCTGTCCCGGAGGAAGGGGAAGTAACGGTGAAAATCCTGGCATCCGGCGTCAATCCCTCCGATTGGAAAATCAGGGAAGGGAAATTCCAAGCCAGAATGCCGAATGTACTCCCGATCATTCCCGGTTGGGAATGTTCCGGAATCGTGGTCCAGAGAGGATTTGCCGCGAGAAGATTCGAGGTTGGCGACGAAGTATTTTCTTATTGCCGCAGGCCTTGGATCGAAAAAGGGACCTATGCGGAAAGGATCTGCCTACCGGAATCGTATCTCAGTTTGAAACCGAAATCCCTGACCCACGAAGAGGCGGCCGGAATCCCATTGGCCGGCCTGACCGCATACCAGTGTTTGTTCCAAGCCGCTTCCTGCTCCAAAGGCGATCTTGTACTCATTCTGGGCGCGAGTGGAGGAGTCGGCTCTTTTGCCGTACAACTCGCTAGGATCGCGGGCGCAAAGGTAGTAGCGGTGGCAAGCGCGCGTAACGAGAAGTACGTGCTGAGCCTCGGCGCCGATGACTTTATAGATTATTCGGAAGGAGAATTGCGAAATACATTCCTTTCTAAGTACCCTGGGGGAGCCGATCTGATTCTGGATTTCGTGGGCGGGGAGACTTTTTCCCAAGGATTCGCATGCGCAAAATCCGACGGAAATATCGTATCTATCCTTGTGAAGGAAATGCCGCCGGAAACCCGGGTCCGAGGTTCCTATGTATTCGTAGAACCGAATGCGAAACAACTCGATGAACTTGCCGGATGGGCGGACGAAGGTCGCTTGAAAGTCCACGTAAGCGAAATCTTCGGGTTGGCGGAAGCCGCCGATGCCCAACAAAGAATTTCACAACTTCATACCCGAGGAAAAGTGATCCTAAAAATGTGA
- a CDS encoding pectin acetylesterase-family hydrolase, with amino-acid sequence MNVKRKIALFLVSCIWLSGCHQEKHDKNKELTEIALGVILYNPYQKIVPTAGSITISSIASSGYNSRAFNPQCTGVTGNTTFEFFRKQIVPNNTNLVINFMGGGACWDNANCFGNTTTTYFNQLNAVPDLFVKFAFRGIMNETAASNPFKNYDVIFIPYCTGDLHVGHKSNSYVNPLTGGTVVINHYGYDNVLSVLQYIQQNYTNVQTVFVIGQSAGGYGAILNYPVVRETIKGINSSAQVRMLSDASNGIVPPTGTPQAFFPNLNSKWGVETAHNLPTWVTGIASDYTSNAANNASIDDFFKKVATYYSGDRFGQYAAIFDGNQRFFYNVMGQINKVNASTLTYTDASTSDPYDVGRTYSSLFGDSDATSMTDGTSTSSNDFSSCDWSKQAITKMKGVATANSSNYRYFLAPGDVHTITTSDSMFTLGSGGSDFTTWLTNLAMGSIPGNVECSDNSGSCVSSNLNSNTVDTNLKQATSDQSYASSRSLYTACGGFSGLGL; translated from the coding sequence ATGAACGTTAAAAGAAAGATCGCCTTGTTTTTGGTATCCTGTATTTGGCTTTCCGGCTGCCACCAAGAGAAACACGATAAGAATAAGGAATTAACCGAAATCGCCTTAGGAGTCATACTTTACAATCCGTACCAAAAAATCGTCCCGACTGCGGGATCGATTACGATTTCGAGTATCGCTAGTTCCGGTTATAATAGCAGAGCCTTCAATCCGCAATGTACCGGCGTGACCGGAAATACCACCTTCGAATTTTTCAGGAAACAAATCGTTCCGAATAATACCAATTTGGTCATCAACTTCATGGGAGGAGGGGCCTGTTGGGATAATGCCAATTGCTTCGGAAATACGACGACCACTTACTTCAACCAATTGAACGCGGTTCCGGATCTTTTCGTAAAATTCGCCTTTCGCGGGATCATGAATGAGACGGCAGCTTCCAATCCGTTCAAGAATTACGACGTGATCTTCATTCCGTATTGTACGGGAGACCTACACGTCGGTCACAAAAGCAACTCTTATGTCAACCCTCTGACGGGAGGGACTGTGGTCATCAATCACTACGGTTACGACAATGTCCTCTCCGTTCTTCAATATATCCAACAAAACTACACCAACGTCCAGACCGTTTTCGTGATTGGGCAGAGTGCGGGAGGATACGGAGCGATCCTAAACTATCCGGTTGTTAGAGAAACGATCAAAGGAATCAATAGTAGCGCCCAGGTGCGTATGCTCTCCGATGCCTCGAATGGGATCGTTCCTCCGACTGGAACACCCCAGGCGTTCTTTCCGAATTTGAATTCCAAATGGGGAGTGGAAACTGCACACAACCTGCCGACCTGGGTGACCGGTATCGCGTCGGATTATACTTCCAATGCCGCGAATAACGCCTCTATCGACGACTTCTTTAAGAAAGTAGCGACCTATTATAGCGGAGACCGCTTCGGACAATATGCCGCCATATTCGACGGAAACCAAAGATTCTTTTATAACGTGATGGGCCAGATCAATAAGGTCAATGCGAGCACGTTAACCTATACGGATGCTTCGACCTCCGATCCTTACGATGTGGGCAGAACCTATTCTTCTCTTTTCGGAGACAGCGACGCTACTTCTATGACGGACGGCACGTCCACCAGCTCCAACGATTTTTCCAGCTGCGATTGGTCCAAGCAAGCGATCACGAAGATGAAAGGAGTCGCGACCGCGAATTCCTCGAATTATAGATATTTTTTGGCTCCGGGAGATGTGCATACGATCACCACTTCCGATTCCATGTTCACTCTGGGAAGCGGGGGGAGCGATTTTACCACTTGGCTGACGAATCTGGCCATGGGAAGCATTCCCGGCAATGTGGAATGCAGCGACAACAGCGGTTCCTGCGTGAGTTCCAATTTGAATTCGAATACGGTGGATACGAATTTAAAGCAGGCGACTTCGGACCAATCATACGCTTCTTCTCGGAGTCTTTATACTGCCTGCGGGGGATTTTCCGGTTTGGGGTTGTAA
- a CDS encoding metal-sulfur cluster assembly factor has product MPLLEEPKTELERKIYDEISRVEDPEIGISVAELGLIYRINVENGTAKIEMTYTSMACPAGPQMKQEIQDNALRVEGVDSAEVEVVWVPKWDPRTMASDEAKMDLGIFEY; this is encoded by the coding sequence ATGCCTTTATTAGAAGAACCTAAAACGGAATTAGAGCGGAAAATTTACGATGAAATTAGCCGGGTAGAGGATCCGGAGATCGGAATCTCCGTGGCGGAACTCGGTTTAATCTATCGCATCAACGTGGAAAACGGAACGGCCAAAATAGAAATGACTTACACTTCTATGGCCTGTCCTGCCGGACCCCAGATGAAACAGGAAATCCAAGACAATGCGTTGCGAGTGGAGGGGGTGGATTCCGCCGAAGTGGAAGTAGTTTGGGTTCCTAAATGGGACCCGAGAACCATGGCTTCCGATGAAGCAAAAATGGATCTGGGAATTTTCGAGTATTAG
- the sufU gene encoding Fe-S cluster assembly sulfur transfer protein SufU, which translates to MSLSDELYKEVLLDHYQNPRNYGEIIYPDLHEEGVNPLCGDEVELFIRLDGDVISEIRFRGKGCSISQASASMLTECLLGKNLSEAKRLLRELKANLLEDKKSNYAEEYSDLDSLEAVKKLPARIKCAVLPWNTLEKAVEKFPKAI; encoded by the coding sequence GTGTCCTTAAGCGATGAGCTTTATAAGGAAGTCCTTTTAGACCATTATCAAAACCCGCGTAACTACGGGGAAATTATATATCCGGATCTGCACGAGGAGGGAGTGAATCCGCTCTGCGGAGACGAGGTGGAACTTTTCATCCGATTGGACGGAGATGTGATTTCGGAGATACGTTTTCGCGGGAAAGGATGTTCTATTTCCCAAGCTTCCGCTTCCATGCTTACGGAATGCCTACTCGGTAAGAATCTCTCGGAAGCGAAAAGATTGCTGAGAGAATTAAAAGCAAATCTTTTGGAAGATAAAAAATCGAACTATGCGGAGGAATATTCCGATCTCGATTCTTTGGAGGCGGTTAAGAAATTACCCGCAAGAATTAAATGCGCCGTACTACCTTGGAACACGTTGGAAAAAGCCGTTGAAAAGTTCCCTAAAGCGATTTAA